TCGCGCGGCGGTGGTGGTGCCGGATAACGTGTTGTTCGAAGGCGGTGCCGGCGAGTTGGTGCGCAAAAAGCTGATGCAGAATACCGATTTGCACACCATTCTGCGGCTGCCGACCGGCATTTTCTACGCTAACGGCGTCAAGGCGAACGTGCTGTTCTTCGATAACCGCGAAGCCAGCCCCAACCCATGGACCAAGGAAATCTGGTATTACGATTACCGCACCAATATTCATCACACCCTGAAAAAGAAGCCGTTGCGCTACGAGGATTTGCAGGATTTCATTGCCTGCTACAACCCGGCCAACCGCCATCAGCGCCATGAAACCTGGCACGAGCAAAACAACCCCGAAGGCCGCTGGCGCAAGTTCAGCTATGAGCAAATTCTGGCGCGGGATAAGACCAGTCTGGATATTTTTTGGCTGAAAGATAAATCGCTGGCCGATCTGGACAACCTGCCGGAGCCGGACGACATCGCCGCCGAGATTATTGAAAACGTGGAGGCGGGGCTGGCTTGTTTTCGGGAGATTGCCGGGGTGTTGGGTTAATGGTTACCTGACGTCGTGGATAAAAATGCCAGCCATTTCTCCGCTAATGATTTACCCGGCTTGGCATAATCAACGCTGCAAAGGCTGTCTGTATTGCCAAGGCAGGTACCTTCTTTCGCTTTGGCTGCCTCTTTGGTGATTTTGCAGTAGTACCTGAAAGGTGGGCATTTTTAATGGTGTCGCTTGGCAAGTACCGTGGTCATTCCTCAGATTGTGACTTGCATCGTAGCAACCGAGAGGAATTTGCGGCAACATGCATCTAAAAAAATTAACTTGCCACTACTGCTGGGATCGTTCCAATTGGTTATCGCTTGGTCAGCTTTCAAAGTTAAACTGGACAGCCAGCCCACTACACTTTCCGATGCGATTGAGAGATTGCTATTGATTTTGCGTGAGGAAGATAAACGAACTATCGCGGCAATGACCGAGGAGGATTTGTGTGACCTCCATTTTAGTCTTGGTCTACTGATCCGGAATGCTTGGTTGCATCAAGCGGATAGTGATTTGCTTGCTGCGTGCGGGACTCATTCTTCAGATGAAGCTTCTTGTCGGGTTATCGGCGCATTATGGCGGGCGTTACAGCCTTAAGGATGTATTATGGGCATACAAGATCGAGACTATTACTGGGAAAGACATCAGGCGGCATCAAAAGCAAACGTTTCTGACTTCGACAAGTTGCGCCGACACCGTCCACCACCGACCAACCGGTCTTCTGGGAGCTTAAAATACCTCTTAACTCCGGCCATGATCCTCTTTAGCCTTTGGTGGGGGACCGATAAGCTTATAAAGCTGAAAGGGGTGCATCTTCCAGCATCACCCTCTGTATCAATTCCGGCAGAGAACACCCCGGTTGCTATGCCTATTTCTGGTGGGCTTGAAATAGCGGCCGATCGACAAGGACATTTCCGGGGAACCGTGTTGATCAATAATGTGCCGATGCCTTTTTTGATCGATACCGGCGCGACCATGACCTCAATTCCAGCGCGCTTTGCCGATGCCGCTGGTCTACCGGTCGGCAGGCCCATTAATAGCAATACCGCGGGTGGACAGGTGATTGA
This window of the Methylomonas koyamae genome carries:
- a CDS encoding DUF6794 domain-containing protein, producing MRQHASKKINLPLLLGSFQLVIAWSAFKVKLDSQPTTLSDAIERLLLILREEDKRTIAAMTEEDLCDLHFSLGLLIRNAWLHQADSDLLAACGTHSSDEASCRVIGALWRALQP
- a CDS encoding retropepsin-like aspartic protease family protein — translated: MGIQDRDYYWERHQAASKANVSDFDKLRRHRPPPTNRSSGSLKYLLTPAMILFSLWWGTDKLIKLKGVHLPASPSVSIPAENTPVAMPISGGLEIAADRQGHFRGTVLINNVPMPFLIDTGATMTSIPARFADAAGLPVGRPINSNTAGGQVIDRLTQVNSLKIGNAEIRNLDATINQHLDEVLVGMNTLKYFTITQSHNRMTLVANGSSPEQIVRAPVMFPVPIRPATLAVEQPIATPEIKRVTKVKKTVNCNAQQVCTTTYSDH